The Chamaesiphon minutus PCC 6605 DNA window AACATTTTGATTGCAACGTCATTGGTAAAATATCCGACAACGGCACCAGCTAGAGGTGGTGTCAAATAGAGCCACAGTTGGAACAGGGACAAGGGATTTTCGGGATACAATCTGAGTTGATTCTACAATTATACCCAGTGTGAGTTAGATCGGTTGAGGATGAGGATTCCACACTGCTAGTGGCGGTTGTCCGTAGCAGCGGTTTTTCAAATTGACGATCGCTGCTATGGGCGAGTTCGATTGGGACATTTTAGTCCGCGAAGACTTTAAGACGATTATTAAAACTTTGTATAGGCTCGATCCTCAGGTACAGATTATGATGATGAGTGGGTTGGCAACCGATCGGGCGGTGACGAACGCGACTGATGAATGTGTCAAAGCCTTTGTAGCTAAACCTTTTACCGCCCTAAAATTGTTGAAATTGCTAGCTAATTTGTGCGCGAGCAATCGCTAGATCTGGAGCAAATCGGGGCGCAATTGGCGATCGAGGTCTCAGCTAAAATTAAGGAGCTACATATGTTCGAGTTATGACTCCAGAAGTATTGGCACAATTACGCGCTCTGTGTCGAGATGAAGCAGCTTTCGATCGGCTGCAAGCGATTTTAGCCGATCGCCTCCAACCTTTAGAACGGGATTTAACTGAGGCACAGTTCAAATTAAACCGTCAGAAAGCCCTGTTTGAAGTTATTACGCGCCTGCGGAGTCCTTTGGAACTAGAAGTCATTTTTCAATCTACTGCTGCTGAAGTGCGCCAACTCCTAGCAGCCGATCGCGTGGGCATGTTTCGCTTCGATCCCGATGCCCATTGGAATGATGGTGAATTTGTATCTGAAGATGTCGATCCAGATTTTAATTCAGCCATGGCTACCAAAATCCACGACGATTGTTTTGGCGACAGGTTTGCGATTGATTATCAGCATGGGCGAGTTCAGGCGGTGACGGATATTCATAGCGCGGGCTTGAGCGACTGCCATATCAAGATCCTGTCCCAGTTTCAAGTTCGAGCGAATTTGGTCGTACCCCTATTGCAAGGCGAAAACCTGTGGGGATTGCTGTGTATCCATCAGTGTCGCGCCCCGCGTGAATGGGACCCCACCGAAATCGAGTTTGCCACACAGATTGCCCATCATTTGGGAGTCGCCCTCAAACACGCCGAACTATTAGCCAAACTCCAAGCCGAAATCGTCGATCGACAACAAGCCCAGCACCAAGCTCAAGAACTCAATCAAGGCTTGCAGCAAGCGATCGTCGAACTCAGATCGGTCAATAAAGAACTCGAAACCTTCAGTTATTCAGTTTCTCACGATTTGCGGGCACCTTTACGCAGTATCGATGGCTTCAGTCAGGCATTACTCGAAGATTGTGTCGCGCAATTGGATGAAACAGGGCATGATTATTTGCGCCGGATTCGAGCGGCAACCCAACGGATGGGACAATTAATCGACGATTTGCTAACCCTCTCACGGGTGATTCGGAGCGATATGCACCGAGAAGTTGTCAACTTGAGCCAAATTGCCACTCAGATCTGCACCGATTTACAACTAGCCCATCCCGAACGGCAGGTAGAGTATGTCATCCAACCTGATTTAGTCGATCGCGGGGACAGTCGCTTGCTGTCTGCGATGCTCGAAAATTTATTAAATAATGCCTGGAAATTTACGGCCAAAACCGATCGATCTATAATTGAATTTGGCGCAATTGGGTCGCAATCTATAAAGGAAGATAAAGCAACTACGCCCTCAACCTACTTCGTGCGCGATAATGGTGTAGGGTTCGATATGACATATGTGGGTAAATTATTTTCTCCCTTTCAGCGATTGCACAGTGTCAGTGAATTTCCTGGCAATGGCATCGGCTTAGCAACCGTACAGCGCATCGTGCATCGCCATGGCGGGCGCGTCTGGGCTGAAGGAACTATCGGACAGGGTGCTACGTTTTATTTCACACTTACCACAGAGGAAATGGCGACATGAGCGAGCGCGCCGATCGGAAGGTAATATTACTCGTCGAGGACAATCCCGACGACGAAGCACTCGCAATTCGCGCGCTCAAACGCCATCACATTGGTAATGAAATAGTCGTCGCTCACGATGGCGTCGAAGCTCTAGACTACCTGTTTGGCACGGGCGTGTATCTGGGGCGAGATACAAATAACAAGCCATCTGTGGTCTTGCTCGACTTAAAACTACCGCGCATCGATGGCTTGGAAGTCTTACGTCGCCTGCGGGACGATCCCCGCACGAGATTTTTACCAGTGGTAGTTTTGACGACCTCCAGCGAAGAAGGAGACGTGCTAGATAGTTATAGTCTTGGTTGCAATAGTTATATTCGCAAACCCGTCGATTTTATCCAGTTCTCCGAAGCAATTAGGCAATTGGGAATGTACTGGTTGTTGATGAACGAACCACCACCAGTTTAGCAAAAGGGGGAGACTGGGGAACTGGGAGACAAGGGGACTCACAGAGAAGAGAACTAGTTGATGTTTTCTTTACTCATTACCCAACCCTAAAGCCCAATCGCTCCCAACTATCAACTATCAACTATCAACTATCAACTAC harbors:
- a CDS encoding response regulator — its product is MSERADRKVILLVEDNPDDEALAIRALKRHHIGNEIVVAHDGVEALDYLFGTGVYLGRDTNNKPSVVLLDLKLPRIDGLEVLRRLRDDPRTRFLPVVVLTTSSEEGDVLDSYSLGCNSYIRKPVDFIQFSEAIRQLGMYWLLMNEPPPV
- a CDS encoding GAF domain-containing protein, translated to MTPEVLAQLRALCRDEAAFDRLQAILADRLQPLERDLTEAQFKLNRQKALFEVITRLRSPLELEVIFQSTAAEVRQLLAADRVGMFRFDPDAHWNDGEFVSEDVDPDFNSAMATKIHDDCFGDRFAIDYQHGRVQAVTDIHSAGLSDCHIKILSQFQVRANLVVPLLQGENLWGLLCIHQCRAPREWDPTEIEFATQIAHHLGVALKHAELLAKLQAEIVDRQQAQHQAQELNQGLQQAIVELRSVNKELETFSYSVSHDLRAPLRSIDGFSQALLEDCVAQLDETGHDYLRRIRAATQRMGQLIDDLLTLSRVIRSDMHREVVNLSQIATQICTDLQLAHPERQVEYVIQPDLVDRGDSRLLSAMLENLLNNAWKFTAKTDRSIIEFGAIGSQSIKEDKATTPSTYFVRDNGVGFDMTYVGKLFSPFQRLHSVSEFPGNGIGLATVQRIVHRHGGRVWAEGTIGQGATFYFTLTTEEMAT